The following coding sequences lie in one Streptomyces venezuelae genomic window:
- a CDS encoding DUF6230 family protein — protein MESVARGGTRWKRFAVVMVPSVAATAAIGVALSQGALAASFSVSGQSFKVSADKLDGRGMVQYGGVDVGVDMEGKKAAHPVSVSAFKKAKITNMCQSVVTHIPVLGDVTLQLNAGGGKKPVEAKNLYIDVAQLDADAEFRDINIGVAAGSSTKGPGMKGGKEQANPNGFAQEADRAILKDIEQTAWATSAGTFKLSGLNMKLHKGKKECF, from the coding sequence ATGGAATCTGTGGCTCGTGGCGGAACCAGATGGAAGCGGTTCGCCGTAGTCATGGTGCCGAGCGTCGCGGCTACCGCCGCGATAGGTGTCGCCCTCTCGCAGGGCGCGCTCGCGGCATCGTTCAGTGTGTCCGGCCAGTCGTTCAAGGTGTCGGCCGACAAGCTCGACGGCCGCGGAATGGTTCAGTACGGCGGCGTTGACGTCGGTGTCGACATGGAGGGCAAGAAGGCCGCCCACCCCGTGTCGGTCTCCGCCTTCAAGAAGGCCAAGATCACCAACATGTGTCAGTCCGTCGTGACGCACATCCCGGTGCTCGGCGACGTCACGCTCCAGCTGAACGCGGGTGGCGGCAAGAAGCCCGTCGAGGCCAAGAACCTGTACATCGACGTGGCGCAGCTCGATGCCGACGCCGAGTTCAGGGACATCAACATCGGTGTCGCGGCCGGGTCCTCCACCAAGGGCCCCGGCATGAAGGGCGGCAAGGAGCAGGCGAACCCCAACGGTTTCGCCCAGGAAGCCGACCGCGCCATCCTGAAGGACATCGAGCAGACGGCCTGGGCCACCAGCGCCGGAACCTTCAAGCTGAGCGGCCTCAACATGAAGCTGCACAAGGGCAAGAAGGAGTGCTTCTAA
- a CDS encoding acetate kinase, with protein MTATRVLVLNSGSSSVKYQLLDMRDSSRLAVGLVERIGEEISRLKHTPLTGGGEPREREEPMADHEQALRAVADELAADGLGLDSPELAAIGHRVVHGGLKFTEPTVIDDAVMKEIERLVPVAPLHNPANITGIRTAQALRPDLPQVAVFDTAFHTTMPESAARYALDVKTADEHRVRRYGFHGTSHAYVSRKTAQLLGRAPEDVNVIVLHLGNGASASAVRGGRCVDTSMGLTPLEGLVMGTRTGDMDPAVIFHLARVGGMSIDEIDILVNKKSGLIGLCGDNDMREIRRRIDAGDEEAALAFEIYIHRLKKYIGAYYAVLGRVDAIAFTAGVGENAAPVREAAVAGLEELGLAVDGALNSVRSDEARLISPEYARVAVAVVPTDEELEIADQTYALVSDRNA; from the coding sequence GTGACCGCCACGCGCGTACTCGTCCTCAACTCCGGCTCGTCGTCGGTGAAGTACCAGCTCCTCGACATGCGGGACAGCTCGCGGCTCGCCGTGGGCCTGGTCGAGCGGATCGGCGAGGAGATCTCCCGGCTCAAGCACACCCCGCTGACCGGCGGCGGCGAGCCGCGTGAGCGCGAGGAGCCGATGGCCGACCACGAGCAGGCGCTGCGTGCCGTCGCCGACGAGCTGGCCGCGGACGGGCTCGGCCTGGACTCCCCCGAGCTCGCCGCGATCGGCCACCGCGTGGTGCACGGCGGTCTGAAGTTCACCGAGCCGACCGTGATCGACGACGCGGTCATGAAGGAGATCGAGCGGCTGGTGCCGGTGGCTCCGCTGCACAACCCGGCGAACATCACCGGCATCCGCACCGCGCAGGCGCTCCGCCCCGACCTGCCGCAGGTCGCCGTCTTCGACACGGCGTTCCACACGACGATGCCGGAGTCCGCGGCGCGCTACGCGCTGGACGTGAAGACCGCCGACGAGCACCGCGTGCGGCGCTACGGCTTCCACGGCACGTCCCACGCGTACGTCTCGCGCAAGACCGCGCAGCTGCTGGGCAGGGCGCCCGAGGACGTCAACGTGATCGTGCTGCACCTGGGCAACGGCGCTTCGGCGAGCGCGGTGCGGGGCGGTCGTTGCGTCGACACCTCGATGGGGCTCACGCCACTGGAGGGGCTCGTGATGGGTACCCGTACCGGTGACATGGATCCGGCGGTGATCTTCCATCTCGCCCGGGTCGGCGGAATGTCCATCGACGAGATCGACATTCTGGTCAACAAGAAGAGCGGTCTGATCGGTCTCTGCGGCGACAACGACATGCGGGAGATCAGGCGCCGTATAGACGCCGGTGACGAAGAGGCGGCTCTCGCCTTCGAGATCTACATCCACCGTTTGAAGAAGTACATCGGCGCCTATTACGCGGTGCTCGGCCGGGTGGACGCCATCGCGTTCACCGCCGGGGTCGGCGAGAACGCCGCTCCGGTGCGGGAAGCGGCGGTGGCGGGCCTGGAGGAGCTGGGTCTCGCGGTGGACGGCGCTCTCAATTCCGTACGTTCCGACGAAGCCCGTCTCATTTCGCCGGAGTACGCGCGCGTGGCCGTCGCCGTGGTGCCCACCGACGAAGAACTGGAGATCGCCGATCAGACGTATGCATTGGTCAGTGACCGCAACGCCTGA
- a CDS encoding 6-phosphofructokinase: protein MRIGILTAGGDCPGLNAVIRSVVHRAVTHHGDEVIGFEDGYAGLLDGRYRALDLNAVSGILARGGTILGSSRLERARFRAACDNAKELIERSGFDALIPIGGEGTLTAARMLSDAGVPVVGVPKTIDNDISSTDRTFGFDTAVGVATEAMDRLKTTAESHQRVMVVEVMGRHAGWIALESGMAGGAHGICLPERPFDPADLVAMVEERFSRGKKFAVICVAEGAHPQDGTMNYGKGAIDQFGHERFQGIGTALAYELESRLGKEAKPVILGHVQRGGTPTAYDRVLATRFGWHAVEAVHRGDYGRMTALRGTDITMVPLAEATTELKTVPKDRMDEAESVF, encoded by the coding sequence ATGCGTATCGGAATTCTCACCGCGGGCGGCGACTGCCCGGGCCTCAACGCAGTGATCCGGTCGGTCGTGCACCGCGCCGTGACGCACCACGGCGACGAGGTCATCGGCTTCGAGGACGGCTACGCGGGCCTGCTCGACGGGCGGTACCGCGCCCTCGACCTGAATGCCGTCAGCGGCATCCTGGCCCGCGGCGGCACCATCCTCGGCTCCTCCCGCCTGGAGCGCGCACGCTTCCGCGCGGCCTGCGACAACGCCAAGGAGCTCATCGAGCGCAGCGGCTTCGACGCGCTCATCCCGATCGGCGGCGAGGGCACCCTGACGGCGGCGCGGATGCTGTCCGACGCGGGCGTGCCGGTCGTCGGCGTACCGAAGACCATCGACAACGACATCTCCTCCACGGACCGCACCTTCGGCTTCGACACGGCGGTCGGCGTGGCGACCGAGGCGATGGACCGCCTGAAGACCACGGCGGAGTCCCACCAGCGCGTGATGGTCGTCGAGGTCATGGGCCGCCACGCGGGCTGGATCGCCCTGGAGTCCGGCATGGCCGGCGGCGCGCACGGCATCTGTCTGCCCGAGCGGCCCTTCGACCCCGCCGACCTGGTCGCGATGGTCGAGGAGCGGTTCTCGCGCGGCAAGAAGTTCGCGGTGATCTGCGTCGCCGAGGGCGCGCACCCGCAGGACGGCACGATGAACTACGGCAAGGGCGCGATCGACCAGTTCGGCCACGAGCGCTTCCAGGGCATCGGCACGGCGCTCGCGTACGAGCTGGAGTCCCGCCTCGGCAAGGAGGCCAAGCCGGTCATCCTGGGCCACGTCCAGCGCGGCGGCACCCCCACGGCGTACGACCGCGTCCTCGCGACCCGCTTCGGCTGGCACGCGGTGGAGGCGGTGCACCGCGGCGACTACGGGCGGATGACGGCGCTGCGGGGCACGGACATCACGATGGTGCCGCTGGCGGAGGCGACCACGGAGCTCAAGACGGTCCCCAAGGACCGGATGGACGAGGCGGAGTCGGTCTTCTGA
- the pta gene encoding phosphate acetyltransferase yields MTRSVYVTGIDRGDGRQVVELGVMELLTRQVDRVGVFRPLVHDGPDRLFDLLRARYRLSQDAATVYGMDYHEASALQAEQGTDELVSRLVDRFHRVARDYEVVLVLGTDFADTQLPDELALNARLANEFGASVLPVVGGKNQTAESVRAETRNAYRAYDSLGCDVLAMVTNRVAPADRDEIHERLDARLPVPCYVLPDEPALSAPTVAQITHALGGRVLLGDDSGLARDALDFVFGGAMLPNFLNALTPGCLVVTPGDRADLVVGSLAAHSAGTPPIAGVLLTLNEQPGQEILTLADRLAPGTPVVAVSGGSFPTAAELFALEGKLNAATPRKAETALGLFERYVDSADLLKRVSAPSSDRLTPMMFEHKLLERARADRRRVVLPEGTEERVLRAADVLLRRRVCDLTLLGPVEQIRKKAADLGVDLADSELIDPQTSELRDRFAAAYAELRAHKGVTVELAYDVVADVNYFGTLMVQEGLADGMVSGSVHSTAATIRPAFEIIKTKPDASIVSSVFFMCLADKVLVYGDCAVNPDPNAPQLADIAVQSATTAEQFGVEPRIAMLSYSTGTSGSGADVDKVREATELVRAQRSDLKIEGPIQYDAAVEPSVAATKLPDSDVAGQASVLIFPDLNTGNNTYKAVQRSAGAIAVGPVLQGLRKPVNDLSRGALVQDIVNTVAITAIQSQPQPPTQ; encoded by the coding sequence GTGACGCGCAGCGTGTACGTGACCGGCATCGACCGGGGCGACGGCCGCCAGGTCGTCGAACTGGGAGTCATGGAGCTTCTCACCCGGCAGGTCGACCGGGTGGGCGTCTTCCGGCCACTGGTCCACGACGGCCCGGACCGCCTCTTCGACCTGCTGCGCGCCCGGTACCGGCTCTCGCAGGACGCCGCGACCGTGTACGGCATGGACTACCACGAGGCGTCCGCGCTCCAGGCGGAGCAGGGCACCGACGAACTGGTCTCGCGGCTCGTCGACCGGTTCCACCGGGTCGCGAGGGACTATGAAGTCGTTCTCGTGCTTGGTACGGATTTCGCCGACACCCAGCTGCCCGACGAGCTCGCGCTGAACGCTCGGCTCGCCAACGAGTTCGGCGCCTCCGTGCTGCCCGTGGTCGGCGGCAAGAACCAGACCGCCGAGTCCGTGCGCGCCGAGACCCGCAACGCCTACCGCGCGTACGACTCGCTCGGCTGCGACGTCCTCGCGATGGTCACCAACCGGGTCGCCCCCGCCGACCGGGACGAGATCCACGAGCGCCTCGACGCCCGCCTCCCCGTGCCCTGCTACGTCCTGCCGGACGAGCCCGCGCTCTCCGCGCCGACGGTCGCGCAGATCACCCACGCGCTGGGCGGCCGCGTGCTGCTCGGCGACGACTCGGGGCTCGCGCGCGACGCCCTGGACTTCGTGTTCGGCGGCGCCATGCTGCCCAACTTCCTGAACGCCCTGACCCCGGGCTGCCTGGTCGTCACCCCCGGCGATCGCGCCGACCTCGTCGTGGGCTCGCTCGCCGCGCACAGCGCGGGCACCCCGCCCATCGCGGGCGTCCTGCTGACCCTGAACGAGCAGCCGGGCCAGGAGATACTCACCCTCGCCGACCGGCTCGCCCCCGGCACCCCGGTCGTCGCGGTCTCCGGCGGCTCCTTCCCCACCGCGGCGGAGCTCTTCGCGCTGGAGGGGAAGCTCAACGCGGCGACGCCCCGCAAGGCGGAGACGGCCCTCGGTCTCTTCGAGCGGTACGTCGACAGCGCAGACCTGCTCAAGCGCGTCTCGGCGCCCAGCAGCGACCGCCTCACGCCGATGATGTTCGAGCACAAGCTCCTGGAGCGGGCGCGCGCCGACCGGCGCCGCGTCGTGCTGCCCGAGGGCACCGAGGAGCGGGTGCTGCGCGCCGCCGACGTGCTGCTGCGCCGCCGGGTCTGTGACCTGACGCTGCTCGGCCCGGTCGAGCAGATCCGGAAGAAGGCCGCCGACCTCGGCGTGGACCTCGCCGACTCCGAGCTCATCGACCCGCAGACCTCCGAGCTGCGGGACCGCTTCGCCGCCGCCTACGCCGAGCTGCGCGCCCACAAGGGCGTCACCGTCGAGCTCGCGTACGACGTGGTGGCCGACGTGAACTACTTCGGCACGCTGATGGTGCAGGAGGGTCTCGCCGACGGCATGGTGTCGGGCTCCGTCCACTCGACGGCGGCGACCATCCGCCCCGCCTTCGAGATCATCAAGACCAAGCCGGACGCCTCCATCGTGAGCTCCGTGTTCTTCATGTGCCTGGCCGACAAGGTCCTCGTGTACGGCGACTGCGCGGTCAACCCGGACCCGAACGCCCCGCAGCTCGCGGACATCGCCGTGCAGTCGGCGACCACCGCCGAGCAGTTCGGGGTGGAGCCGCGGATCGCGATGCTGTCGTACTCGACGGGCACGTCCGGTTCGGGCGCCGACGTCGACAAGGTGCGCGAGGCCACCGAGCTGGTGCGGGCCCAGCGCTCCGACCTGAAGATCGAGGGGCCGATCCAGTACGACGCCGCCGTCGAGCCGTCGGTCGCGGCGACCAAGCTGCCGGACTCGGACGTCGCGGGCCAGGCCAGCGTGCTGATCTTCCCCGACCTGAACACCGGCAACAACACGTACAAGGCCGTGCAGCGCTCGGCCGGCGCGATCGCCGTCGGCCCGGTCCTCCAGGGCCTGCGCAAGCCGGTCAACGACCTGTCCCGTGGCGCGCTCGTCCAGGACATCGTCAACACCGTCGCCATCACGGCGATCCAGTCCCAGCCCCAGCCGCCGACCCAGTAA
- a CDS encoding DUF6114 domain-containing protein, translating into MSAKSPGPNDHFLTVYRRKFRAWRGSRPFWAGLLTMLGGVPIAYLPYGNIKLGNLTLALATTAGAGSLIIGVLLMVLGLTMWFQVHTRVFAGVAAILLALVSLVVSNIGGFLVGFLLALIGGALGIAWGEPGSVPAKGAKGAKAAKGRTEKESEPAVAGAPNGVDGASANDDLSATSPVDGTNGRHRAG; encoded by the coding sequence ATGAGCGCCAAGTCACCGGGGCCGAACGACCACTTCCTCACCGTCTACCGCAGGAAGTTCCGGGCCTGGCGGGGCTCCCGCCCGTTCTGGGCAGGCCTCCTGACCATGCTTGGCGGCGTGCCGATCGCCTACCTGCCCTACGGCAACATCAAGCTCGGCAACCTGACGCTCGCCCTCGCCACGACGGCGGGAGCGGGTTCGCTGATCATCGGCGTACTCCTGATGGTGCTCGGCCTGACCATGTGGTTCCAGGTGCACACGCGCGTCTTCGCGGGTGTCGCGGCGATCCTGCTCGCCCTGGTCTCCCTGGTCGTCTCCAACATCGGCGGCTTCCTCGTCGGCTTCCTGCTCGCACTGATCGGCGGCGCCCTCGGCATCGCCTGGGGCGAGCCCGGAAGCGTGCCCGCCAAGGGCGCGAAGGGCGCGAAGGCCGCGAAGGGGCGTACGGAGAAGGAGTCCGAGCCCGCCGTCGCGGGCGCCCCGAACGGTGTGGACGGTGCGAGCGCCAACGACGATCTGTCAGCAACGAGCCCGGTGGACGGGACGAACGGGAGGCACCGTGCAGGCTGA
- a CDS encoding XRE family transcriptional regulator, which yields MAHGHVAYGMRASYGLAYVTADTVAAWERGLSSPTSAELTALAATLWCSPGELMGAARTLREHRIARGLAPEDVARGSGVEIQAYLRMEETDTWRGNERQSAALAEVLQLSTPDFVTVTGRADRLAELLRSAVSTRWQGYVRPVSKLLPLEKRHVEDVLRQMHEDYQSRMARTLSWGGGAGSDASGEAGRDYLERVLEHFWALVRGGRG from the coding sequence ATGGCGCACGGGCATGTCGCCTATGGGATGCGGGCCAGTTACGGGCTCGCCTACGTCACCGCCGACACCGTCGCCGCCTGGGAGCGCGGGCTCTCCTCGCCCACGTCCGCCGAGCTGACCGCGCTCGCCGCGACGCTGTGGTGTTCACCGGGGGAGCTGATGGGGGCCGCGCGGACCCTGCGCGAGCACCGGATCGCGCGCGGGCTCGCGCCGGAGGACGTCGCGCGCGGGTCGGGCGTGGAGATCCAGGCGTATCTGCGGATGGAGGAGACCGACACGTGGCGGGGCAACGAACGGCAGTCCGCCGCCCTCGCCGAGGTGCTCCAGCTGTCGACGCCCGACTTCGTGACCGTGACGGGGCGGGCGGACCGGCTCGCCGAGCTGCTGCGCAGCGCCGTCAGTACTCGCTGGCAGGGGTACGTGCGGCCGGTCAGCAAGCTGCTGCCCCTGGAGAAGCGGCACGTCGAGGACGTGCTGCGGCAGATGCACGAGGACTACCAGTCACGCATGGCGCGGACCCTGAGCTGGGGCGGCGGCGCCGGGTCGGACGCGTCCGGGGAAGCCGGGCGGGACTATCTGGAGCGGGTTCTCGAGCATTTCTGGGCGTTGGTCCGGGGTGGGCGGGGCTGA
- a CDS encoding tetratricopeptide repeat protein — MQPRNMSMSGVVDLAAVKAAQEAKAKAEQARAEAARQGGGAAGAAISPASLVIEVDEAGFERDVLQRSTEVPVVIDFWAEWCEPCKQLGPLLERLAQEYNGRFLLAKIDVDANQMLMQQFGVQGIPAVFAVVAGQALPLFQGAAPEGQIRQTLDQLIQVGEERFGLTGLVVDADAQGEQAVAAPEVPAGPYDALLEAAVQALDAGDLAGAVQAYRNVLSDDPANTEAKLGLAQAELLQRVQGLDAQVVRKDAADRPTDVQAQIAAADLDLVGGHVEDAFGRLVDTVQRTAGDDRDAARVRLLELFEVVGGEDPRVTSARTALARVLF; from the coding sequence ATGCAGCCACGGAACATGTCCATGAGCGGAGTCGTCGACCTCGCCGCGGTGAAGGCGGCCCAGGAGGCCAAGGCGAAGGCGGAGCAGGCGCGCGCCGAAGCGGCCCGGCAGGGCGGGGGCGCGGCGGGTGCCGCGATCTCCCCGGCCTCCCTCGTCATCGAGGTCGACGAGGCGGGCTTCGAGCGCGACGTCCTGCAGCGCTCCACCGAGGTCCCGGTCGTCATCGACTTCTGGGCCGAGTGGTGCGAGCCGTGCAAGCAGCTGGGCCCCCTCCTTGAGCGGCTCGCGCAGGAATACAACGGCCGTTTCCTTCTTGCCAAGATCGATGTCGACGCGAACCAGATGCTGATGCAGCAGTTCGGGGTCCAGGGGATCCCGGCTGTCTTCGCGGTGGTGGCCGGACAGGCCCTGCCCCTTTTCCAGGGTGCCGCCCCCGAGGGGCAGATCCGCCAGACCCTGGACCAGCTCATCCAGGTCGGCGAGGAGCGCTTCGGCCTGACCGGTCTGGTCGTCGACGCGGACGCGCAGGGCGAGCAGGCCGTCGCGGCGCCCGAGGTGCCGGCAGGTCCGTACGACGCCCTGCTCGAAGCGGCCGTGCAGGCGCTGGACGCGGGCGATCTCGCCGGTGCCGTGCAGGCGTACAGGAACGTGCTCAGCGACGATCCCGCCAACACCGAGGCCAAGCTCGGCCTCGCCCAGGCCGAACTGCTCCAGCGCGTCCAGGGCCTGGACGCCCAGGTGGTCCGCAAGGACGCGGCCGACCGTCCCACCGATGTGCAGGCGCAGATCGCCGCGGCCGACCTGGACCTGGTGGGCGGCCACGTCGAGGACGCCTTCGGGCGGCTCGTCGACACCGTCCAGCGCACCGCGGGCGACGACAGGGACGCGGCGCGGGTGCGGCTCCTCGAACTCTTCGAGGTCGTGGGCGGCGAGGACCCGCGCGTGACGTCGGCGCGCACGGCACTCGCCCGGGTCCTTTTCTGA
- a CDS encoding DUF5959 family protein, whose translation MTGRHPSSTGTDPGTGMLAAEISVTTPFVRGRVDLVLWASRLEEWGRVLDRLEAGEDAGWMTAGRGPSLAVRLVGERGCPEVVVEDVTVSMVTVRVPVSLPHDWIARHRERLAALLDAREDSVPYLPTNPQPRRNTP comes from the coding sequence GTGACCGGACGCCACCCGAGCTCGACCGGCACCGACCCCGGCACGGGCATGCTCGCCGCGGAGATCAGCGTTACAACGCCCTTCGTCCGCGGCCGGGTCGATCTCGTCCTGTGGGCCTCGCGGCTCGAAGAGTGGGGGCGTGTCCTGGACCGGCTGGAGGCGGGTGAGGACGCCGGGTGGATGACGGCGGGGAGGGGGCCCTCGCTGGCGGTTCGGCTCGTCGGCGAGCGCGGCTGCCCGGAAGTGGTCGTCGAGGACGTCACCGTCTCCATGGTGACCGTCCGCGTACCCGTGTCCCTGCCCCACGACTGGATCGCACGGCACCGGGAACGCCTCGCCGCGCTGCTCGACGCCCGCGAGGATTCGGTGCCGTACCTTCCCACCAATCCGCAACCTCGTAGAAACACACCGTAG
- the pyk gene encoding pyruvate kinase translates to MRRSKIVCTLGPAVDSEEQLVSLIEAGMNVARFNFSHGTHAEHQGRYDRVRAAAGKTGRAIGVLADLQGPKIRLETFAEGPVELVRGDEFTITTEDVPGDKSICGTTYKGLPGDVSKGDQILINDGNVELRVVEVDGPRVKTIVVEGGVISDHKGINLPGAAVNVPALSEKDIEDLRFALKMGCDMVALSFVRDANDVKDVHKVMDEEGRRVPVIAKVEKPQAVANMEGVVAAFDAVMVARGDLAVEYPLEKVPMVQKRLVEMCRRNAKPVIVATQMMESMITNSRPTRAEASDVANAILDGADAVMLSAESSVGAYPIETVKTMSKIVQAAEGELLSKGLQPLVPGKKPRTQGGSVARAACEIADFLGGEALIAFTQSGDTARRLSRYRAAQPILAFTTDESTRNQLTLSWGVDTYVVPHVDNTDAMVELVDAELIKLNRFNDGDTVVITAGSPPGVPGTTNMVRVHHLGGGERD, encoded by the coding sequence ATGCGCCGTTCCAAAATCGTCTGCACGCTGGGCCCCGCCGTCGACTCCGAAGAGCAGCTCGTCTCGCTGATCGAGGCCGGCATGAACGTGGCCCGATTCAACTTCAGCCACGGCACGCACGCCGAGCACCAGGGGCGGTACGACCGCGTCCGTGCGGCCGCCGGGAAGACCGGCCGTGCCATCGGCGTCCTCGCCGACCTCCAGGGCCCGAAGATCCGTCTGGAGACCTTCGCCGAGGGTCCCGTCGAGCTGGTGCGCGGTGACGAGTTCACCATCACCACCGAGGACGTCCCCGGCGACAAGTCCATCTGCGGCACGACCTACAAGGGTCTGCCCGGCGACGTCTCCAAGGGCGACCAGATCCTCATCAACGACGGCAACGTCGAGCTGCGCGTCGTCGAGGTGGACGGCCCGCGCGTGAAGACGATCGTCGTCGAGGGCGGTGTCATCTCCGACCACAAGGGCATCAACCTGCCCGGCGCGGCCGTGAACGTGCCCGCCCTGTCGGAGAAGGACATCGAGGACCTCCGCTTCGCCCTGAAGATGGGCTGCGACATGGTCGCCCTGTCCTTCGTGCGCGACGCCAACGACGTCAAGGACGTCCACAAGGTGATGGACGAGGAGGGCCGCCGGGTCCCCGTCATCGCCAAGGTGGAGAAGCCGCAGGCCGTCGCCAACATGGAGGGCGTCGTCGCGGCGTTCGACGCCGTGATGGTGGCCCGTGGCGACCTCGCCGTCGAGTACCCGCTCGAGAAGGTCCCGATGGTGCAGAAGCGCCTCGTGGAGATGTGCCGCCGCAACGCCAAGCCGGTGATCGTCGCGACCCAGATGATGGAGTCGATGATCACCAACTCGCGCCCCACGCGCGCCGAGGCGTCCGACGTCGCCAACGCGATCCTGGACGGCGCCGACGCGGTCATGCTGTCGGCCGAGTCGAGCGTCGGCGCGTACCCGATCGAGACCGTCAAGACGATGTCGAAGATCGTGCAGGCCGCCGAGGGCGAGCTGCTCTCCAAGGGCCTGCAGCCGCTGGTGCCGGGCAAGAAGCCCCGCACGCAGGGTGGTTCGGTGGCCCGTGCCGCGTGCGAGATCGCGGACTTCCTCGGCGGCGAGGCGCTGATCGCCTTCACGCAGTCCGGCGACACGGCCCGCCGTCTCTCGCGCTACCGCGCGGCCCAGCCGATCCTGGCGTTCACCACGGACGAGTCGACCCGCAACCAGCTCACGCTGAGCTGGGGCGTCGACACGTACGTCGTGCCGCACGTCGACAACACCGACGCGATGGTCGAGCTCGTCGACGCCGAGCTGATCAAGCTCAACCGCTTCAACGACGGCGACACGGTCGTCATCACCGCGGGCTCGCCCCCCGGCGTCCCCGGCACCACCAACATGGTCCGGGTGCACCACCTGGGCGGCGGCGAGCGCGACTGA